CCTCGGTCCAGCGCTGCAGGAGCTTGACCACGTCCTCGCGCTTCGTCGTCGTGAGATCGAAGGCGGCGAAATAGGTATGCGACTGGGCCGGCGTCAGGATGCCCGACTGGCGCGCACCCCAGAACGGCTCGGCGGCCGGCGTGCCGGCGCGCTTCTTATCGGGCGCCGGGGTCGTGGCGGCCTCCGCGGTAAGCCCGATGCCGCCGGCAGCGACCAGGCTGCCGGCGGTGGCGAGAAAGCCGCGCCGCGACGGGTGCGGCGGCTTGCGCCCAGAGATACTCATCGTGCCTCCACGACCGTGTTCATGTCGTCCTCGACGTAATAGAAGCCCTTGCCGTCGGGCGTCAGCGCGATGCCGAACAGGTCGCCGCTGCCCGGCGGCGTCTGCGCCTGGTCGGTGTCGATCCATTGCGCGGCGATCTGCTTGCCGGCGACTGGGTCGATCTCGACCACCTTGCCGTTCTTGGCATTGCAGACGAGCAGGTGGCCGTTCGGCGTCATGATCATGGCGAGCGGCCGGGCCATCTGGCCGTCGCGCGTCACTTCCTTGCCGGTGCCGGCGCTGGTCGTGCGGGTCGTGGCATCGGGAATCGCGACGATGCGGTTCTCGAGCGCGTCCGAGACGTAGAGCACGTCGCCAGCACCCACCGCGAGGCCGGTCGGCCCGATCAGGAACACGTCCTTGTCGGAACGCTGACCGAAGCCGTCGGCGACGACCGTGCGCTTCGCGATCACCGGCGGCTTGCCGTCGGCGATCGTGAGGTCGAGCCTCAGCACGGTCGCCTTCTTGATCGTGACGGAATAGCCCGTCGTGTCATGCACCTCGGGCCCCGGCACCTCGAAGCCGGCCATGCTGACGAAGATGCTGGCGGTCGCCCCATTGTCGACCGTTGCGATATTGCCCCAGGGCGAATTGATGTCCGGACCGGACCAGGTCGCGGCGAGCTCGCCGTTCGGGCTGAAGACAAGCAGGCAACCGTCGCCCTTG
This DNA window, taken from Aliidongia dinghuensis, encodes the following:
- a CDS encoding NHL repeat-containing protein; translation: MAHFPKCTPTRTLAAVAILLGAAAAGGSAGAQDNRAFLEGVRKHTTLTTTVPENGDQNPYAIVVAPVSAGKIQKDDVLIDNFNDLTNLQGLGTTIVDYNPTTKQTTLFAQVPRHLPACPGGVGLSTAMTMLKTGWVIVGSTPSNDGTTRTKGDGCLLVFSPNGELAATWSGPDINSPWGNIATVDNGATASIFVSMAGFEVPGPEVHDTTGYSVTIKKATVLRLDLTIADGKPPVIAKRTVVADGFGQRSDKDVFLIGPTGLAVGAGDVLYVSDALENRIVAIPDATTRTTSAGTGKEVTRDGQMARPLAMIMTPNGHLLVCNAKNGKVVEIDPVAGKQIAAQWIDTDQAQTPPGSGDLFGIALTPDGKGFYYVEDDMNTVVEAR